The Caretta caretta isolate rCarCar2 chromosome 5, rCarCar1.hap1, whole genome shotgun sequence genome contains a region encoding:
- the NR2F1 gene encoding COUP transcription factor 1 isoform X3: MGRDACTGAEAVQRGRMPPTQPNPGQYALTNGDPLNGHCYLSGYISLLLRAEPYPTSRYGSQCMQPNNIMGIENICELAARLLFSAVEWARNIPFFPDLQITDQVALLRLTWSELFVLNAAQCSMPLHVAPLLAAAGLHASPMSADRVVAFMDHIRIFQEQVEKLKALHVDSAEYSCLKAIVLFTSDACGLSDAAHIESLQEKSQCALEEYVRSQYPNQPSRFGKLLLRLPSLRTVSSSVIEQLFFVRLVGKTPIETLIRDMLLSGSSFNWPYMSIQCS; the protein is encoded by the exons ATGGGCCGGGATGCCTGTACAGGGGCTGAGG CGGTTCAGCGAGGAAGAATGCCTCCAACCCAGCCGAACCCAGGCCAGTACGCGCTGACCAACGGGGACCCTCTGAACGGCCACTGCTATCTGTCGGGATACATCTCGCTGCTGCTGCGGGCCGAGCCCTACCCCACCTCGCGCTACGGCAGCCAGTGCATGCAGCCCAACAACATCATGGGCATCGAGAACATCTGCGAGCTGGCCGCCCGCCTGCTCTTCAGCGCCGTCGAGTGGGCCCGCAACATCCCCTTCTTCCCCGACCTGCAGATCACCGACCAGGTGGCCCTGCTGCGGCTCACTTGGAGCGAGCTGTTCGTGCTCAACGCGGCGCAGTGCTCCATGCCCCTGCATGTGGCCCCTCTGCTGGCCGCCGCCGGCCTGCACGCCTCGCCCATGTCCGCCGACCGGGTGGTGGCCTTCATGGACCACATCCGCATCTTccaggagcaggtggagaagctCAAGGCCCTGCACGTCGACTCGGCGGAGTACAGCTGCCTCAAAGCCATCGTCCTCTTCACATCAG ATGCCTGTGGCCTGTCAGATGCTGCCCATATCGAGAGCCTGCAAGAGAAATCTCAATGCGCCCTGGAGGAATACGTAAGGAGCCAGTACCCCAACCAGCCGAGTCGCTTCGGCAAACTGCTCCTGAGGCTGCCTTCCCTGCGCACCGTCTCGTCCTCAGTCATCGAGCAGCTCTTCTTCGTCCGCTTGGTAGGTAAAACCCCCATTGAAACCCTCATCAGAGATATGTTACTGTCTGGGAGCAGCTTCAACTGGCCTTACATGTCTATCCAGTGTTCCTAG
- the NR2F1 gene encoding COUP transcription factor 1 isoform X4: MFGYSVQRGRMPPTQPNPGQYALTNGDPLNGHCYLSGYISLLLRAEPYPTSRYGSQCMQPNNIMGIENICELAARLLFSAVEWARNIPFFPDLQITDQVALLRLTWSELFVLNAAQCSMPLHVAPLLAAAGLHASPMSADRVVAFMDHIRIFQEQVEKLKALHVDSAEYSCLKAIVLFTSDACGLSDAAHIESLQEKSQCALEEYVRSQYPNQPSRFGKLLLRLPSLRTVSSSVIEQLFFVRLVGKTPIETLIRDMLLSGSSFNWPYMSIQCS, from the exons ATGTTTGGTTACT CGGTTCAGCGAGGAAGAATGCCTCCAACCCAGCCGAACCCAGGCCAGTACGCGCTGACCAACGGGGACCCTCTGAACGGCCACTGCTATCTGTCGGGATACATCTCGCTGCTGCTGCGGGCCGAGCCCTACCCCACCTCGCGCTACGGCAGCCAGTGCATGCAGCCCAACAACATCATGGGCATCGAGAACATCTGCGAGCTGGCCGCCCGCCTGCTCTTCAGCGCCGTCGAGTGGGCCCGCAACATCCCCTTCTTCCCCGACCTGCAGATCACCGACCAGGTGGCCCTGCTGCGGCTCACTTGGAGCGAGCTGTTCGTGCTCAACGCGGCGCAGTGCTCCATGCCCCTGCATGTGGCCCCTCTGCTGGCCGCCGCCGGCCTGCACGCCTCGCCCATGTCCGCCGACCGGGTGGTGGCCTTCATGGACCACATCCGCATCTTccaggagcaggtggagaagctCAAGGCCCTGCACGTCGACTCGGCGGAGTACAGCTGCCTCAAAGCCATCGTCCTCTTCACATCAG ATGCCTGTGGCCTGTCAGATGCTGCCCATATCGAGAGCCTGCAAGAGAAATCTCAATGCGCCCTGGAGGAATACGTAAGGAGCCAGTACCCCAACCAGCCGAGTCGCTTCGGCAAACTGCTCCTGAGGCTGCCTTCCCTGCGCACCGTCTCGTCCTCAGTCATCGAGCAGCTCTTCTTCGTCCGCTTGGTAGGTAAAACCCCCATTGAAACCCTCATCAGAGATATGTTACTGTCTGGGAGCAGCTTCAACTGGCCTTACATGTCTATCCAGTGTTCCTAG
- the NR2F1 gene encoding COUP transcription factor 1 isoform X2: MVFLKNMDTFLFLKNNLLVNLHAPRTMDWEIRKSYAVQRGRMPPTQPNPGQYALTNGDPLNGHCYLSGYISLLLRAEPYPTSRYGSQCMQPNNIMGIENICELAARLLFSAVEWARNIPFFPDLQITDQVALLRLTWSELFVLNAAQCSMPLHVAPLLAAAGLHASPMSADRVVAFMDHIRIFQEQVEKLKALHVDSAEYSCLKAIVLFTSDACGLSDAAHIESLQEKSQCALEEYVRSQYPNQPSRFGKLLLRLPSLRTVSSSVIEQLFFVRLVGKTPIETLIRDMLLSGSSFNWPYMSIQCS; this comes from the exons ATGGTATTTTTGAAGAATATGgacacatttctttttttaaaaaacaatttgctTGTAAATCTACATGCTCCTCGGACAATGGACTGGGAAATAAGAAAGAGCTATG CGGTTCAGCGAGGAAGAATGCCTCCAACCCAGCCGAACCCAGGCCAGTACGCGCTGACCAACGGGGACCCTCTGAACGGCCACTGCTATCTGTCGGGATACATCTCGCTGCTGCTGCGGGCCGAGCCCTACCCCACCTCGCGCTACGGCAGCCAGTGCATGCAGCCCAACAACATCATGGGCATCGAGAACATCTGCGAGCTGGCCGCCCGCCTGCTCTTCAGCGCCGTCGAGTGGGCCCGCAACATCCCCTTCTTCCCCGACCTGCAGATCACCGACCAGGTGGCCCTGCTGCGGCTCACTTGGAGCGAGCTGTTCGTGCTCAACGCGGCGCAGTGCTCCATGCCCCTGCATGTGGCCCCTCTGCTGGCCGCCGCCGGCCTGCACGCCTCGCCCATGTCCGCCGACCGGGTGGTGGCCTTCATGGACCACATCCGCATCTTccaggagcaggtggagaagctCAAGGCCCTGCACGTCGACTCGGCGGAGTACAGCTGCCTCAAAGCCATCGTCCTCTTCACATCAG ATGCCTGTGGCCTGTCAGATGCTGCCCATATCGAGAGCCTGCAAGAGAAATCTCAATGCGCCCTGGAGGAATACGTAAGGAGCCAGTACCCCAACCAGCCGAGTCGCTTCGGCAAACTGCTCCTGAGGCTGCCTTCCCTGCGCACCGTCTCGTCCTCAGTCATCGAGCAGCTCTTCTTCGTCCGCTTGGTAGGTAAAACCCCCATTGAAACCCTCATCAGAGATATGTTACTGTCTGGGAGCAGCTTCAACTGGCCTTACATGTCTATCCAGTGTTCCTAG